One window of Chryseobacterium sp. JJR-5R genomic DNA carries:
- a CDS encoding helix-turn-helix transcriptional regulator: MEKTFSFETTGFDFAFINHVKSIRINMKLSGDQLSLKMGVAKSFVSNVESYTQRHKYSTRHISLLAKAFGCKNISELMDFPTPEYDRIKVTVRQVYNESGTKVMESEIVGIEGVV; this comes from the coding sequence ATGGAAAAAACATTTTCTTTTGAAACTACCGGATTTGATTTTGCTTTTATAAATCATGTAAAAAGCATCCGTATCAATATGAAACTTAGCGGAGATCAACTCAGTCTTAAAATGGGCGTAGCAAAGAGTTTCGTAAGTAATGTAGAATCGTATACCCAACGTCACAAATACTCCACTCGCCACATTTCATTGCTGGCCAAAGCTTTCGGCTGCAAAAACATTTCCGAACTGATGGACTTCCCTACTCCGGAATATGACCGGATTAAAGTTACCGTGAGGCAGGTTTATAATGAAAGCGGGACGAAGGTGATGGAGAGTGAGATTGTGGGGATTGAGGGGGTTGTGTGA